A region from the Aphis gossypii isolate Hap1 chromosome 1, ASM2018417v2, whole genome shotgun sequence genome encodes:
- the LOC114131630 gene encoding uncharacterized protein LOC114131630 produces the protein MDILYPCSLCSQTFKLRKHILNHMKTVHESNVSMICDDDSKSLLNCSQCYKQFNNNSLLNRHIHLDHNTSIPNLSKYNSRPSKKIVSQKLNAYLSLQDCLPDDYSYKILAFKDISYGQFKAKFMINNIDEESFLVWLDNLCHKTKIHYITESMPFISLKNFHRKVYRCNDIDYWDINSNRILQNPTSCKASLSVMIKSLNKELVHQSKAVIIMKHCHCHPKNNFTSMKSLDIFHVYDQLAYLLKNGLSAADALHTYTTKVIQTEGTNHYLKLIDSGIKPDVEFVYELYYRYIRKSRFASPFIKHVDSLMKSLKFYNLRIERKSAVIELIKNNIVIAIRTPLMKTINSDTVFVCSTSLDISKTWFMFGKTDKKIMIPVGVIISTDDKECLLKAGLCLWEKLGGSIKTVVVDLVYTNVFQTVFPEATVYVSKFHFLLSVWKWLLNVPDYNNLFKELNCFVELKKMIYSENFIVNDVVDTNFANVLIKKYPNFNRFMQNINKNNLLFCLPMFTHPCSTISERKFIYYHTKSLSILQTFHFIIDEIDFFYNNLLTDNPNNNQQIILNNFKEINRDKNCFTYCCMNETLSLYLVENNNDGGKFFVDMDIGLCSCTLNNLCSPCIHQAFLSEHIINCSVDNDTCVLNTSNYDEEKQNTEKEEFENILSEFQSIHNKIKEQFMIDPEYFKGGIQRFVSTWKDSLTSDKSLLLACNSLSNIYQSNLDNSL, from the exons ATGGATATTTTGTATCCATGCAGTCTGTGTTCGCagacttttaaattaagaaaacataTTCTAAACCATATGAAAACTGTTCACGAATCCAACGTTTCTATGATATGTGATGATGATTccaaaagtttattaaactGTTCACAATGTTataaacagtttaataataatagtttgttaAATAGACATATACACTTAGATCACAATACTTCAATACCCAATTTAAGCAAGTATAATTCAAGGCCATccaaaaaaatagtttctcAAAAACTCAATGCTTATTTATCATTacaa GATTGCTTGCCAGAtgattattcttataaaatattagcattCAAAGATATTTCATATGGACAGTTCAAAGCgaaatttatgattaataacatTGATGAAGAATCATTTTTGGTTTGGTTAGATAATTTATgtcataaaactaaaattcattatataacTGAAAGTATgccttttatttctttaaaaaattttcaccGA AAAGTGTATAGATGCaatgatattgattattggGATATTAATTCCAATAGGATTTTGCAGAACCCAACTAGTTGTAAAGCCAGTCTATCAGTTatgattaaatctttaaacaaagaatt agTTCATCAATCAAAAGCTGtcataataatgaaacattGTCATTGTcatcctaaaaataattttacttcaatGAAATCTTTAgatatatttcatgtttatgATCAACTTGCatacttattgaaaaatggtTTATCAGCAGCTGATGCACTGCATACTTATACTACTAAAGTTATACAAACTGAAGGTACAAATCATTATTTGAAGTTAATAGATTCAGGAATCAAACCAGATGTAGAATTTGTTTACGagttgtattataggtacataagaaAGTCTAGATTTGCATCACCGTTCATTAAACATGTAGATTCATTAATGAAAtctctaaaattttataatcttagAATAGAGAGAAAAAGTGctgttattgaattaataaaaaacaatattgtcatAGCTATTCGAACTCCGCTcatgaaaacaattaattcgGATACTGTATTTGTGTGTTCAACTAGTTTAGATATTTCTAAGACATGGTTTATGTTTGGTAAgactgataaaaaaataatgattccaGTTGGAGTAATTATATCCACTGATGATAAAGAGTGTTTGTTAAAAGCAGGTTTATGTTTATGGGAAAAGTTAGGAGGTAGTATCAAAACTGTTGTAGTTGATTTagtatatacaaatgtattccAAACAGTTTTTCCTGAAGCCACTGTAtatgtttcaaaatttcattttttgctGAGTGTATGGAAATGGCTTCTTAATGTCccagattataataatttgtttaaagagttaaattgttttgtcgaattaaaaaaaatgatatattctGAAAATTTTATCGTCAATGATGTTGTAGATACAAATTTTgctaatgttttaattaaaaaatatccaaatttCAATCGatttatgcaaaatattaacaaaaacaatctTCTATTTTGTTTGCCTATGTTTACTCATCCATGCTCCACGATTTCTGAAcggaaatttatttattaccatacTAAATCACTTtcaattttacaaacatttcattttattattgatgaaattGACTTTTTCTACAACAATTTGCTTACAGATAatccaaataataatcaacaaataattttaaataatttcaaagaaATTAACAGAGATAAGAACTGCTTTACTTACTGTTGTATGAATGAAACTCTTTCCCTGTACttagtagaaaataataatgatggcggtaaattttttgttgatatgGATATTGGACTTTGTTCTTGcactctaaataatttatgttctcCGTGTATCCATCAAGCGTTTTTAagtgaacatattataaactgttCAGTAGATAATGATACttgtgtattaaatacatcTAATTATGATGAAGAGAAACAAAATACAGAAAAAGAGgagtttgaaaacattttatctgAATTTCAATCTATCCATAATAAGATAAAAGAACAATTTATGATTGATCCTGAGTATTTTAAAGGTGGCATTCAGAGGTTTGTTTCAACTTGGAAGGACAGTCTAACATCAgataaatctttattattagCTTGTAATTCTTTAAGCAATATTTACCAATCAAACTTAGACAAcagtttgtaa
- the LOC114131627 gene encoding nuclear pore complex protein Nup155-like, producing MDSTMNISRSVDTMSMINQSISAKDSLDLSGKMLDRFFAADDSFPTLVDKMQITKNSQSVSGCTEYDYPKEGLGLPSITPLKSRHKIPLPGALLEQWNDAQNFHRKLGIFPEINRVWVTIDQEFFLWDYSEGTDLSYFDGMNSTIFAVALVQPKPNVFQAHIKYLLVLATGLNIAILGVTFKKVTSADGKTEEQLELTTDTIYEVPTEGVIISKIVGTDKGRIFLASEDGNLFEIDYWKDLGWFSISGRRCKTICHSTSTLSYILPSFLTYSITEPSAIIEIAVDNTRNILYTLAENNSIELYDLGSDGKSTSRIVSLSHSNLEHQVSKLLRTIEIAQMTLLSSIKIIEETESPNIHLLVVSKSGFRLYFSTGAITSSNTRPYTLQLVHIRLPPGYNRVIGESKPSSVQHVLYNRGTIIMACNTDITNYRPMLWCISPDEYAFSSNFSERYFITDLDICPLSLENIGPNLLIYNDPSSPQPPLIVRQQFENRQEYITLAPQGLEIFEMLRPYDTLCELLANSQGSETDAIKTYFKNFTDNQACVACLTIICDQSLKNIKIKEYATQAFFTHGGEPKLVTENLHDSHNDLTKVSQNNSFRSTNFTTSPSMSTFIKNQTNITNLPFESTSVQYSSKHNGLYLFVSRLLRPLWNIKAVNMETTDGKTYIVNTVSPDDCSFVANHLQTLYSFMNNYSKMLANYTKVPLDVSRRPAAHDAHQSESKSIECLKKLVVRSAEVFNLWKLLSEHQFYIIANKLIDQEQRILENVTFKELILLHQDLCQSLVQKLLDTYLCESSSVESISTKLRQVCPSIYHSEDAACAKASEMIKLAQSTVNEDERKRVLYQSLMVLKEVAPKFNLSSVCLQYTNCAYMEGVYQICRECAKKIDPKNLGSHYFANNIDRDAPGYSAYMLRLDIYKEISSSLDYLYSIMVKNPSIIIPTRPNLIPGILENSALTSEQSSNLVSELIKLCISCDDEIMHTVVYKWMIDKKLIKETIEMGNHSLEKFLLAQSKSDSNNNYIKDVLCRYYEYNGNYYEAAEVLASLAKRPESGLNLSDRLMYLGRAMACLRSKKLSIPAMNVTSLRDIEDLLQVAEIQKMILDLLLSSQIDGKADIIEKLNSRLFILGELYSNFAEPYGLWEAQLAILQLSNHDDRELVNQIWENILLKVVEDCGDIDEHNKMTIALEKIKSLASSHPINSSTFDLEYVTTMLEYLNCNLGGDLESVYTTMLTIGAPIESLVAIYKKIYSTNDPRWQKTSELHVLEVIMSLARYYLQNVDLWPSGMQRRSIAVNLLDLLVICQNMLYSRFAHSPLIEGVIAIKNELDNIIKN from the exons ATGGATTCTACTATGAACATTTCAAGATCTGTGGATACCATGTCAATGATTAATCAATCAATATCTGCCAAAGATAGTTTAGATTTATCTGGAAAAATGTTGGATAGATTTTTTGCAGCAGATGACTCCTTCCCAACTCTTGTTGACAAAATGCAGATAACTAAAAACA GTCAAAGTGTTAGTGGTTGTACAGAATATGATTATCCTAAAGAAGGACTAGGGTTGCCTTCAATTACTCCGCTCAAATCAAGACACAAGATACCACTACCTGGTGCATTATTAGAACAATGGaatg aTGCTCAAAACTTTCATCGCAAATTGGGAATATTTCCTGAGATCAACCGTGTTTGGGTCACAATTGATCAGGAATTCTTTTTGTGGGACTATAGTGAagg AACGGATTTATCTTACTTTGATGGAATGAACTCTACTATTTTTGCTGTAGCTCTGGTACAACCTAAACCAAATGTTTTTCAAGctcacattaaatatttgttagtcTTAGCTACTGGATTAAACATTGCAATATTAGgtgtaacatttaaaaaagttactaGTGCCgatg GAAAAACTGAAGAACAATTGGAACTTACTACAGATACCATTTATGAAGTTCCTACTGAAGGTGtgataatatctaaaattgttGGAACTGACAAAGGACGTATTTTTCTTGCTAGTGAAGATGGTAACCTGTTTGAAATCGATTACTGG AAAGATTTAGGATGGTTTTCAATCAGTGGAAGACGTTGCAAGACAATTTGTCATTCAACTAGTACTTTATCATATATACTACcatcatttttaacatattcaaTCACTGAACCTTCTGCCATCATTGAAATAGCTGTTGATAATACACGGAATATTCTTTACACTCTGgctgaaaataattcaattgaaTTGTATGATCTTGGATCTGATGGTAAATCTACAAGTCGAATTGTTTCTTTGTCACACTCTAATCTTGAGCATCAAGTTTCAAAATTACTcag aacTATAGAAATAGCTCAAATGACTTTATTGAgtagtataaaaatcatagaaGAAACTGAATCACCTAACATTCATCTGTTGGTTGTATCCAAGTCTGgatttagattatatttttctactggAGCTATAACCTCTAGCAATACTAGACCTTACACATTGCAACTTGTACACATACGTTTGCCACCAGGATATAATAGAGTTATTGGAGAATCTAAACCCAGTAGTGTTCAGCACGTGTTGTATAACagag gtactattataatggCATGCAATACTGACATAACTAATTACAGGCCAATGTTGTGGTGTATATCTCCTGATGAATATGCATTTAGTTCCAATTTTAgtgaaagatattttattactgattTGGATATATGTCCATTATCACTAGAAAATATAGGAccaaatttattgatatacaaTGATCCAAGTTCACCACAACCACCATTAATTGTTCGTCAACAGTTTGAAAATCGCCAAGAATATATAACTTTAGCTCcacaa gGCTTAGAAATTTTTGAAATGCTCCGACCATATGACACTCTCTGTGAATTATTGGCCAACAGTCAAGGTTCAGAAACAGATGctatcaaaacatattttaaaaattttacggATAATCAAGCATGTGTTGCATGTCTTACTATTATTTGTGatcaatcattaaaaaatataaag atAAAAGAATACGCAACTCAAGCATTTTTTACTCATGGCGGTGAGCCTAAATTAGTAACTGAAAATCTGCATGATTCACATAATGATTTAACTAAGgtttcacaaaataata gttttaGATCTACTAATTTTACAACATCACCGTCTATgtcaacttttataaaaaatcagacAAATATCACCAACTTACCATTTGAATCCACTAGTGTTCAGTATTCTTCAAAACATAATggattatatttgtttgtgaGTCGTTTACTGAGACCTCTTTGGAACATTAAAGCTGTTAATATGGAAACCACTGATGGGAAaacttat ATTGTTAACACAGTGTCTCCAGATGATTGTTCATTTGTTGCAAACCATTTGCAAACTTTGTACTCTTTCATgaacaattattcaaaaatgttagcaAATTATACCAAAGTACCATTGGATGTGTCTAGGCGTCCAGCTGCACATGATGCTCATCAATCTGAATCAAAATCTATagaatgtttgaaaaaattagttGTTCGTAGTGCTGAAGTCTTTAATTTATGGAAATTACTCAGTGaacatcaattttatattatagcaaataaattaattgac caaGAACAGCGTATATTGGAGAATGTTACTTTCAAAGAATTAATTCTTCTACATCAAGACTTATGTCAATCTTtggtacaaaaattattagacaC atatttatgtgAAAGTTCATCTGTAGAATCAATCAGTACTAAATTACGACAAGTCTGTCCATCCATTTACCATTCTGAAGATGCTGCTTGTGCAAag gcttcagaaatgattaaattagcGCAATCTACAGTTAATGAAGACGAGCGTAAACGAGTCCTTTACCAATCTCTtatg GTGTTGAAAGAAGTAGCaccaaagtttaatttatcgtCAGTTTGTTTACAATACACCAATTGTGCGTATATGGAAGGTGTATATCAAATTTGTAGAGAATGTGCTAAAAAGATTGATCCAAAGAACTTGGGTAGTCATTATTTTGCTAACAATATAGACAGAGATGCACCAGGTTATAGTGCTTACATGCTCAG GTTAGATATTTACAAAGAAATAAGCTCAagtttagattatttatactcaataatggtaaaaaatccatctataattatacctactcgACCAAATTTAATACCTGGAATTCTAGAAAATTCTGCACTAACTTCTGAACAATCTTCTAAtttg GTttctgaattaataaaattgtgtatttcTTGTGATGATGAAATCATGCACACTGTAGTGTATAAATGGAtgatcgataaaaaattaataaaagaaacaatTGAAATGGGAAATCATAGTTTGGAAAAGTTTTTATTGGCTCAGTCCAAATctgacagtaataataattatatcaaagaTGTACTGTGtagatattatgaatataatggaAACTATTATGAGGCAGCTGAAGTTTTAGCATCATTGGCTAAAAGACCtga AAGTGGCTTAAATTTAAGTGATCGTCTTATGTATTTGGGCCGAGCAATGGCATGCTTGCGCAGTAAAAAGTTAAGTATACCAGCTATGAATGTTACCAGTCTCAGGGACATTGAAGACTTGTTACAAGTTGCTGAGATACAGAAAATG atattggATTTGTTATTGTCAAGTCAAATTGATGGAAAAGCTGATATTATTGAAAAGCTCAATAGTCGTCTGTTTATATTAGGCGAA CTTTACAGTAATTTTGCTGAACCGTATGGTCTATGGGAAGCTCAGTTGGCAATATTACAACTTTCCAATCATGATGATCGTGAACTTGTGAATCAGATTtgggaaaatattttgttgaaag ttGTGGAAGATTGTGGAGACATTGATGAACACAACAAAATGACCATtgctttagaaaaaattaagtcATTGGCTAGTTCACATCCAATCAATTCATCTACATTTGACTTgg AATATGTAACAACTATGTTGGAATATCTAAACTGTAATTTGGGTGGAGATTTGGAATCTGTATACACAACTATGTTAACTATTGGTGCTCCTATTGAGTCTTTAGTagcaatatataaaaa gATTTATTCTACTAATGATCCACGGTGGCAAAAGACAAGTGAACTGCATGTATTGGAAGTTATCATGAGTTTGGctcgttattatttacaaaatgttgatCTATGGCCATCTGGGATGCAACG GAGATCTATTGCTGTGAACTTATTAGATTTGTTGGTAATTTGTCAAAACATGCTGTATAGCCGTTTTGCTCATAGTCCACTGATTGAAGGTGTCATTGCGATCAAAAATGAACTTGACAACATCATTAAAAACTGA
- the LOC114131628 gene encoding box C/D snoRNA protein 1, translating to MESKNRLGYCEVCDNDVAKYCCPRCEVKTCSLSCVNIHKKELDCDGKKYKTGFKRLENFTDAEMSQDYRLMNEFIEAVGEFKMKTQRICNLSPVFRRLRYQAYQRNIRLQILPKSTLNKNNTSFFNHKINKIFWRIDWTFHGTDVKYITHKVPEYQKINNIVRDYFTTEFHDDETKEKMQFYVSAGIKGVIFLMKTPYGKYYQLDSEDSILYSLRYKTILEYPEILIVLSIHKDTFSDLLYIENSTFNNNKSTTMT from the exons atggaatcAAAAAatcg ATTGGGCTATTGTGAAGTGTGCGACAATGATGTTGCTAAATACTGTTGCCCAAGGTGTGAAGTTAAAACTTGTAGTTTATCATGTGtaaatattcacaaaaaaGAATTAGATTGCGATggaaagaaatataaaacaggGTTTAAAAGATTAGAAAACTTTACTGATGCAGAAATGAGTCAAG ATTATAGACTTATGAATGAGTTTATTGAAGCTGTTggtgaatttaaaatgaaaacccAACGAATATGCAATTTATCTCCA gtATTCCGGAGATTACGTTATCAAGCATATCAACGAAATATACGTTTACAGATCTTACCTAAATCTactttgaacaaaaataatacttctttttttaatcataaaattaataaaatcttttgGCGTATAGATTGGACATTTCATGGCACAGATGTGAAATACATAACCCACAA agTCCCGgagtatcaaaaaataaataacatagttAGAGACTATTTCACGACAGAGTTTCATGATGatgaaacaaaagaaaaaatgcaattttatgtTTCAGCCGGAATCAAAGgtgtcatatttttaatgaaaacaccATATGGAAA atattATCAACTTGATTCTGAGGACTCGATATTGTACAGCTTAAGATATAAGACAATACTGGAATATccagaaatattaattgttttatctatCCATAAAGACACATTTAGTGATCTTCTTTATATTGAGaattcaacatttaataacaataaatcaacAACTATGACATAA